The following are from one region of the Strix aluco isolate bStrAlu1 chromosome 30, bStrAlu1.hap1, whole genome shotgun sequence genome:
- the LOC141916821 gene encoding feather keratin 3-like → MSCYDLCPPKTGVAVPQPIAESCNELCARQCPDSSAFIQPPPVVVTFPGPILSSFPQQAVVGSSGAPAFGGSLGLGGLYGAGATQGSGGLCTFGRPYASPACSPCALPRYSRKLWDNCGPC, encoded by the coding sequence atgtcttgctacgacctgtgcccaccaaaaacCGGCGTCGCCGTGccccagcccatcgctgagagctgcaacgagctgtgcgcccggcagtgccccgactcgtcggccttcatccagccgccccccgtcgtcgtcaccttccccggccccatcctcagctccttcccccagcaagccgtggtgggctcctccggagcacccgcctttgggggctccctggggctggggggcctctaCGGTGCCGGGGCCACGCAGGGctcagggggcctctgcacctttggcagaccctacgcttctcccgcctgcagcccttgcgccctgccccgctacagcaggaagctctgggacaaCTGTGGGCCCTGCTAG